Proteins from one Pongo abelii isolate AG06213 chromosome 19, NHGRI_mPonAbe1-v2.0_pri, whole genome shotgun sequence genomic window:
- the HID1 gene encoding protein HID1 isoform X1 yields the protein MGSTDSKLNFRKAVIQLTTKTQPVEATDDAFWDQFWADTATSVQDVFALVPAAEIRAVREESPSNLATLCYKAVEKLVQGAESGCHSEKEKQIVLNCSRLLTRVLPYIFEDPDWRGFFWSTVPGAGRGGQGEEDDENARPLAESLLLAIADLLFCPDFTVQSHRRSTVDSAEDVHSLDSCEYIWEAGVGFAHSPQPNYIHDMNRMELLKLLLTCFSEAMYLPPALESGSTNPWVQFFCSTENRHALPLFTSLLNTVCAYDPVGYGIPYNHLLFSDYREPLVEEAAQVLIVTLDHDSASSASPTVDGTTTGTAMDDADPPGPENLFVNYLSRIHREEDFQFILKGIARLLSNPLLQTYLPNSTKKIQFHQELLVLFWKLCDFNKKFLFFVLKSSDVLDILVPILFFLNDARADQSRVGLMHIGVFILLLLSGERNFGVRLNKPYSIRVPMDIPVFTGTHADLLIVVFHKIITSGHQRLQPLFDCLLTIVVNVSPYLKSLSMVTANKLLHLLEAFSTTWFLFSAAQNHHLVFFLLEVFNNIIQYQFDGNSNLVYAIIRKRSVFHQLANLPTDPPTIHKALQRRRRTPEPLSRTGSQEGTSMEGSRPAAPAEPGTLKTSLVATPGIDKLTEKSQVSEDGTLRSLEPEPQQSSEDGSPAKGEPSQTWREQRRPSSSSASGQWSPTPEWVLSWKSKLPLQTIMRLLQVLVPQVEKICIDKGLTDESEILRFLQHGTLVGLLPVPHPILIRKYQANSGTAMWFRTYMWGVIYLRNVDPPVWYDTDVKLFEIQRV from the exons ATGGGGTCGACCGACTCCAAGCTGAACTTCCGGAAGGCGGTGATCCAGCTCACCACCAAGACGCAG CCCGTGGAAGCCACCGATGATGCCTTTTGGGACCAGTTCTGGGCCGACACAGCCACCTCGGTGCAGGATGTGTTTGCACTGGTGCCGGCAGCAGAGATCCGGGCCGTGCGGGAAGAGTCACCCTCCAACTTGGCCACCCTGTGCTACAAG GCCGTTGAGAAGCTGGTGCAGGGAGCCGAGAGTGGCTGCCACtcggagaaggagaagcagatcGTCCTGAACTGCAGCCGGCTGCTCACCCGCGTGCTCCCCTACATCTTTGAGGACCCTGACTGGAGGGGCTTCTTCTGGTCCACAGTGCCCGGGGCAGGGCGAGGAGGG CAGGGAGAAGAGGATGATGAGAATGCCAGGCCCCTGGCCGAGTCCCTGCTCCTGGCCATTGCTGACCTGCTCTTCTGCCCGGACTTCACGGTTCAGAGCCACCGGAGGAGCACTGTG GACTCGGCGGAGGACGTCCACTCCCTGGACAGCTGTGAATACATCTGGGAGGCTGGTGTGGGCTTCGCTCACTCCCCCCAGCCTAACTACATCCACGATATGAACCG GATGGAGCTGCTGAAACTGCTGCTGACATGCTTCTCCGAGGCCATGTACCTGCCCCCGGCTCTGGAAAGTGGCAGCACCAACCCATGGGTTCAGTTCTTTTGTTCCACGGAGAACAG ACATGCCCTGCCCCTGTTCACCTCCCTCCTCAACACCGTGTGTGCCTATGACCCTGTGGGCTACGGGATCCCCTACAACCACCTGCTCTTCTCTGACTACCGGGAACCCCTGGTGGAGGAGGCTGCCCAGGTGCTCATTGTCACTTTGGACCACGACAGCGCCAGCAGTGCCAGCCCCACTGTGGACGGCACCACCACTGGCACCGCCATGGATGATGCCGAT CCTCCAGGCCCTGAGAACCTGTTTGTGAACTACTTGTCCCGCATCCATCGTGAGGAG GACTTCCAGTTCATCCTCAAGGGTATAGCCCGGCTGCTGTCCAACCCCCTGCTCCAGACCTACCTGCCTAACTCCACCAAGAAGATCCAGTTCCACCAGGAGCTGCTAGTTCTCTTCTGGAAGCTCTGTGACTTCAACAAG AAATTCCTCTTCTTCGTGCTGAAGAGCAGCGACGTCCTAGACATCCTTGTCCCCATCCTCTTCTTCCTCAACGATGCCCGGGCCGATCAGT CTCGGGTGGGCCTGATGCACATAGGCGTCTTCATCTTGCTGCTTCTGAGCGGGGAGCGGAACTTCGGGGTGCGGCTGAACAAGCCCTACTCGATCCGCGTGCCCATGGACATCCCAGTCTTCACCGGGACCCACGCCGACCTGCTCATTGTG GTGTTCCACAAGATCATCACCAGCGGGCACCAGCGGCTGCAGCCCCTATTCGACTGCCTGCTCACCATCGTGGTCAACG TGTCCCCCTACCTCAAGAGCCTGTCCATGGTGACCGCCAACAAGTTGCTGCACCTGCTGGAGGCCTTCTCCACCACCTGGTTCCTCTTCTCTGCTGCCCAGAACCACCACCTGGTCTTCTTCCTCCTGGAGGTCTTCAACAACATCATCCAGTACCAGTTTGATG GCAACTCCAACCTGGTCTACGCCATCATCCGCAAGCGCAGCGTCTTCCACCAGCTGGCCAACCTGCCCACGGACCCGCCCACCATTCACAAGGCCCTGCAACGGCGCCGGCGGACACCCGAGCCCTTGTCTCGTACCGGCTCCCAGGAGGGCACCTCCATGGAGGGCTCCCGCCCCGCTGCCCCTGCAGAGCCAGGCAccctcaagaccagcctggtggcTACTCCAG GCATTGACAAGCTGACTGAGAAGTCCCAGGTGTCAGAGGATGGCACCTTGCGGTCCCTGGAGCCTGAGCCCCAGCAGAGCTCGGAGGATGGCAGCCCAGCCAAGGGG GAGCCCAGCCAGACATGGAGGGAGCAGCGGCGACCGTCCAGCTCATCAGCCAGTGGGCAGTGGAGCCCAACGCCAGAGTGG GTCCTCTCCTGGAAGTCAAAGCTGCCGCTGCAGACCATCATGAGGCTGCTGCAGGTGCTGGTTCCGCAGGTGGAGAAGATCTGCATCGACAA GGGCCTGACGGATGAGTCTGAGATCCTGCGGTTCCTGCAGCATGGCACCCTGGTGGGGCTGCTGCCCGtgccccaccccatcctcatCCGCAAGTACCAGGCCAACTCGGGCACTGCCATGTGGTTCCGCACCTACATGTGGGGCGTCATCTATCTGAG GAATGTGGACCCCCCTGTCTGGTATGACACTGACGTGAAGCTGTTTGAGATACAGCGGGTGTGA
- the HID1 gene encoding protein HID1 isoform X3: MGSTDSKLNFRKAVIQLTTKTQPVEATDDAFWDQFWADTATSVQDVFALVPAAEIRAVREESPSNLATLCYKQGEEDDENARPLAESLLLAIADLLFCPDFTVQSHRRSTVDSAEDVHSLDSCEYIWEAGVGFAHSPQPNYIHDMNRMELLKLLLTCFSEAMYLPPALESGSTNPWVQFFCSTENRHALPLFTSLLNTVCAYDPVGYGIPYNHLLFSDYREPLVEEAAQVLIVTLDHDSASSASPTVDGTTTGTAMDDADPPGPENLFVNYLSRIHREEDFQFILKGIARLLSNPLLQTYLPNSTKKIQFHQELLVLFWKLCDFNKKFLFFVLKSSDVLDILVPILFFLNDARADQSRVGLMHIGVFILLLLSGERNFGVRLNKPYSIRVPMDIPVFTGTHADLLIVVFHKIITSGHQRLQPLFDCLLTIVVNVSPYLKSLSMVTANKLLHLLEAFSTTWFLFSAAQNHHLVFFLLEVFNNIIQYQFDGNSNLVYAIIRKRSVFHQLANLPTDPPTIHKALQRRRRTPEPLSRTGSQEGTSMEGSRPAAPAEPGTLKTSLVATPGIDKLTEKSQVSEDGTLRSLEPEPQQSSEDGSPAKGEPSQTWREQRRPSSSSASGQWSPTPEWVLSWKSKLPLQTIMRLLQVLVPQVEKICIDKGLTDESEILRFLQHGTLVGLLPVPHPILIRKYQANSGTAMWFRTYMWGVIYLRNVDPPVWYDTDVKLFEIQRV, translated from the exons ATGGGGTCGACCGACTCCAAGCTGAACTTCCGGAAGGCGGTGATCCAGCTCACCACCAAGACGCAG CCCGTGGAAGCCACCGATGATGCCTTTTGGGACCAGTTCTGGGCCGACACAGCCACCTCGGTGCAGGATGTGTTTGCACTGGTGCCGGCAGCAGAGATCCGGGCCGTGCGGGAAGAGTCACCCTCCAACTTGGCCACCCTGTGCTACAAG CAGGGAGAAGAGGATGATGAGAATGCCAGGCCCCTGGCCGAGTCCCTGCTCCTGGCCATTGCTGACCTGCTCTTCTGCCCGGACTTCACGGTTCAGAGCCACCGGAGGAGCACTGTG GACTCGGCGGAGGACGTCCACTCCCTGGACAGCTGTGAATACATCTGGGAGGCTGGTGTGGGCTTCGCTCACTCCCCCCAGCCTAACTACATCCACGATATGAACCG GATGGAGCTGCTGAAACTGCTGCTGACATGCTTCTCCGAGGCCATGTACCTGCCCCCGGCTCTGGAAAGTGGCAGCACCAACCCATGGGTTCAGTTCTTTTGTTCCACGGAGAACAG ACATGCCCTGCCCCTGTTCACCTCCCTCCTCAACACCGTGTGTGCCTATGACCCTGTGGGCTACGGGATCCCCTACAACCACCTGCTCTTCTCTGACTACCGGGAACCCCTGGTGGAGGAGGCTGCCCAGGTGCTCATTGTCACTTTGGACCACGACAGCGCCAGCAGTGCCAGCCCCACTGTGGACGGCACCACCACTGGCACCGCCATGGATGATGCCGAT CCTCCAGGCCCTGAGAACCTGTTTGTGAACTACTTGTCCCGCATCCATCGTGAGGAG GACTTCCAGTTCATCCTCAAGGGTATAGCCCGGCTGCTGTCCAACCCCCTGCTCCAGACCTACCTGCCTAACTCCACCAAGAAGATCCAGTTCCACCAGGAGCTGCTAGTTCTCTTCTGGAAGCTCTGTGACTTCAACAAG AAATTCCTCTTCTTCGTGCTGAAGAGCAGCGACGTCCTAGACATCCTTGTCCCCATCCTCTTCTTCCTCAACGATGCCCGGGCCGATCAGT CTCGGGTGGGCCTGATGCACATAGGCGTCTTCATCTTGCTGCTTCTGAGCGGGGAGCGGAACTTCGGGGTGCGGCTGAACAAGCCCTACTCGATCCGCGTGCCCATGGACATCCCAGTCTTCACCGGGACCCACGCCGACCTGCTCATTGTG GTGTTCCACAAGATCATCACCAGCGGGCACCAGCGGCTGCAGCCCCTATTCGACTGCCTGCTCACCATCGTGGTCAACG TGTCCCCCTACCTCAAGAGCCTGTCCATGGTGACCGCCAACAAGTTGCTGCACCTGCTGGAGGCCTTCTCCACCACCTGGTTCCTCTTCTCTGCTGCCCAGAACCACCACCTGGTCTTCTTCCTCCTGGAGGTCTTCAACAACATCATCCAGTACCAGTTTGATG GCAACTCCAACCTGGTCTACGCCATCATCCGCAAGCGCAGCGTCTTCCACCAGCTGGCCAACCTGCCCACGGACCCGCCCACCATTCACAAGGCCCTGCAACGGCGCCGGCGGACACCCGAGCCCTTGTCTCGTACCGGCTCCCAGGAGGGCACCTCCATGGAGGGCTCCCGCCCCGCTGCCCCTGCAGAGCCAGGCAccctcaagaccagcctggtggcTACTCCAG GCATTGACAAGCTGACTGAGAAGTCCCAGGTGTCAGAGGATGGCACCTTGCGGTCCCTGGAGCCTGAGCCCCAGCAGAGCTCGGAGGATGGCAGCCCAGCCAAGGGG GAGCCCAGCCAGACATGGAGGGAGCAGCGGCGACCGTCCAGCTCATCAGCCAGTGGGCAGTGGAGCCCAACGCCAGAGTGG GTCCTCTCCTGGAAGTCAAAGCTGCCGCTGCAGACCATCATGAGGCTGCTGCAGGTGCTGGTTCCGCAGGTGGAGAAGATCTGCATCGACAA GGGCCTGACGGATGAGTCTGAGATCCTGCGGTTCCTGCAGCATGGCACCCTGGTGGGGCTGCTGCCCGtgccccaccccatcctcatCCGCAAGTACCAGGCCAACTCGGGCACTGCCATGTGGTTCCGCACCTACATGTGGGGCGTCATCTATCTGAG GAATGTGGACCCCCCTGTCTGGTATGACACTGACGTGAAGCTGTTTGAGATACAGCGGGTGTGA
- the OTOP3 gene encoding proton channel OTOP3 isoform X1 yields MGRGARAAAAQSRWGRASRASVSPGRTIRSAPAVGEAQETEAAPEKENRVDVVAEERMAATPPRQKSWLVQHFSLLLRRDRQAQKAGQLFSGLLALNVVFLGGAFICSMIFNKVAITLGDVWILLATLKVLSLLWLLYYVASTTRRPHAVLYQDPHAGPLWVRGSLVLFGSCTFCLNIFRVGYDVSHIRCKSQLDLVFPVIEMVFIGVQTWVLWKHCKDCVRVQTNFTRCGLMLTLATNLLLWVLAVTNDSMHREIEAELGILMEKSTGNETNTCLCLNATACEAFRRGFLMLYPFSTEYCLICCAVLFVMWKNVGRHVAPHMGAHPGTAPFHLHGAIFGPLLGLLVLLAGVCVFVLFQIEASGPAIACQYFTLYYAFYVAVLPTMSLACLAGTAIHGLEERELDTVKNPTRSLDVVLLMAAALGQMGVAYFSIVAIVAKRPHELLNRLILAYSLLLILQHIAQNLFIIEGLHRRPLWETVPEGLAGKQEAEPPRRGSLLELGQGLQRASLAYIHSYSHLNWKRRALKEISLFLILCNITLWMMPAFGIHPEFENGLEKDFYGYQIWFTIVNFGLPLGVFYRMHSVGGLVEVYLGA; encoded by the exons ATGGGCCGCGGAGCCCGAGCGGCGGCTGCGCAGTCCCGCTGGGGGAGGGCGTCGCGGGCATCGGTCTCACCTGGACGGACGATCCGCTCAGCGCCCGCAGTCGGTG AAGCACAGGAGACTGAAGCAGCCCCGGAGAAGGAGAACCGAGTGGATGTGGTGGCCGAGGAGAGAATGGCCGCCACCCCGCCCAGGCAGAAGTCCTGGCTGGTGCAGCATTTCTCCCTGCTGCTGCGGCGGGACCGGCAGGCCCAGAAGGCCGGGCAACTCTTCTCAGGGCTCCTGGCCCTGAACGTGGTGTTCCTGGGTGGGGCCTTCATCTGCAGCATGATCTTCAACAAGGTGGCCATCACTCTGGGCGACGTGTGGATCCTGCTGGCCACGCTGAAGGTCCTCTCCCTGCTCTGGCTTCTCTACTACGTGGCAAGCACCACCCGCCGACCACACGCTGTGCTCTACCAAGATCCCCACGCGGGGCCCCTCTGGGTGCGGG GTTCCCTAGTGCTCTTCGGCAGCTGCACCTTCTGCCTCAACATCTTCCGAGTGGGCTACGATGTGAGCCACATCCGCTGCAAGTCACAGCTGGACCTTGTCTTCCCTGTCATCGAGATGGTCTTCATTGGCGTCCAG ACCTGGGTGCTCTGGAAACACTGCAAAGACTGTGTTCGGGTCCAGACCAACTTCACTAG GTGTGGCCTGATGCTGACCCTGGCCACAAACCTGCTGCTGTGGGTTCTGGCTGTTACCAATGACTCCATGCACCGAGAGATCGAAGCTGAGCTTGGCATCCTCATGGAAAAATCCACAG GCAATGAGACCAACACCTGTTTGTGCCTCAATGCCACTGCGTGTGAAGCTTTCCGCAGAGGCTTCCTGATGCTCTACCCCTTCAGCACTGAGTACTGCCTCatctgctgtgctgtgctgttcGTCATGTGGAAGAACGTGGGCCGCCACGTGGCACCCCACATGGGTGCCCACCCTGGCACCGCACCCTTCCACCTGCACGGGGCCATCTTCGGGCCGCTGCTGGGCCTGCTGGTGCTGTTGGCAGGTGTGTGCGTCTTTGTGCTCTTCCAAATCGAGGCCAGTGGCCCTGCCATTGCTTGCCAGTACTTCACTCTCTACTATGCCTTCTATGTGGCTGTGCTGCCCACCATGAGTCTGGCATGCCTGGCAGGCACAGCCATACACGGGCTGGAGGAGAGAGAGCTGGACACGGTCAAGAACCCTACCCGCAGCCTGGATGTGGTGCTGCTGATGGCTGCTGCACTGGGCCAGATGGGCGTCGCCTATTTCTCCATCGTGGCCATTGTGGCCAAGCGCCCACATGAGCTGCTCAACCGCCTCATCCTGGCCTACTCGCTGCTGCTCATCCTGCAGCACATCGCGCAGAACCTCTTCATCATCGAGGGCCTGCACCGGCGCCCACTCTGGGAGACAGTTCCCGAGGGCCTGGCAGGAAAGCAGGAGGCTGAGCCTCCACGCAGAGGCTCCCTGCTGGAGCTGGGCCAGGGCCTGCAGCGGGCCTCACTGGCCTACATCCACTCCTACAGCCACCTCAACTGGAAGCGGAGGGCACTCAAGGAGATCTCACTCTTCCTCATCCTCTGCAATATCACA CTGTGGATGATGCCTGCATTTGGCATACACCCGGAGTTTGAGAATGGGCTAGAAAAGGATTTCTACGGCTACCAGATATGGTTTACCATCGTCAACTTCGGCCTGCCTCTGGGGGTCTTCTACCGCATGCACTCTGTGGGAGGCCTGGTGGAGGTCTACCTGGGGGCCTGA
- the HID1 gene encoding protein HID1 isoform X2, translating to MGSTDSKLNFRKAVIQLTTKTQPVEATDDAFWDQFWADTATSVQDVFALVPAAEIRAVREESPSNLATLCYKAVEKLVQGAESGCHSEKEKQIVLNCSRLLTRVLPYIFEDPDWRGFFWSTVPGAGRGGGEEDDENARPLAESLLLAIADLLFCPDFTVQSHRRSTVDSAEDVHSLDSCEYIWEAGVGFAHSPQPNYIHDMNRMELLKLLLTCFSEAMYLPPALESGSTNPWVQFFCSTENRHALPLFTSLLNTVCAYDPVGYGIPYNHLLFSDYREPLVEEAAQVLIVTLDHDSASSASPTVDGTTTGTAMDDADPPGPENLFVNYLSRIHREEDFQFILKGIARLLSNPLLQTYLPNSTKKIQFHQELLVLFWKLCDFNKKFLFFVLKSSDVLDILVPILFFLNDARADQSRVGLMHIGVFILLLLSGERNFGVRLNKPYSIRVPMDIPVFTGTHADLLIVVFHKIITSGHQRLQPLFDCLLTIVVNVSPYLKSLSMVTANKLLHLLEAFSTTWFLFSAAQNHHLVFFLLEVFNNIIQYQFDGNSNLVYAIIRKRSVFHQLANLPTDPPTIHKALQRRRRTPEPLSRTGSQEGTSMEGSRPAAPAEPGTLKTSLVATPGIDKLTEKSQVSEDGTLRSLEPEPQQSSEDGSPAKGEPSQTWREQRRPSSSSASGQWSPTPEWVLSWKSKLPLQTIMRLLQVLVPQVEKICIDKGLTDESEILRFLQHGTLVGLLPVPHPILIRKYQANSGTAMWFRTYMWGVIYLRNVDPPVWYDTDVKLFEIQRV from the exons ATGGGGTCGACCGACTCCAAGCTGAACTTCCGGAAGGCGGTGATCCAGCTCACCACCAAGACGCAG CCCGTGGAAGCCACCGATGATGCCTTTTGGGACCAGTTCTGGGCCGACACAGCCACCTCGGTGCAGGATGTGTTTGCACTGGTGCCGGCAGCAGAGATCCGGGCCGTGCGGGAAGAGTCACCCTCCAACTTGGCCACCCTGTGCTACAAG GCCGTTGAGAAGCTGGTGCAGGGAGCCGAGAGTGGCTGCCACtcggagaaggagaagcagatcGTCCTGAACTGCAGCCGGCTGCTCACCCGCGTGCTCCCCTACATCTTTGAGGACCCTGACTGGAGGGGCTTCTTCTGGTCCACAGTGCCCGGGGCAGGGCGAGGAGGG GGAGAAGAGGATGATGAGAATGCCAGGCCCCTGGCCGAGTCCCTGCTCCTGGCCATTGCTGACCTGCTCTTCTGCCCGGACTTCACGGTTCAGAGCCACCGGAGGAGCACTGTG GACTCGGCGGAGGACGTCCACTCCCTGGACAGCTGTGAATACATCTGGGAGGCTGGTGTGGGCTTCGCTCACTCCCCCCAGCCTAACTACATCCACGATATGAACCG GATGGAGCTGCTGAAACTGCTGCTGACATGCTTCTCCGAGGCCATGTACCTGCCCCCGGCTCTGGAAAGTGGCAGCACCAACCCATGGGTTCAGTTCTTTTGTTCCACGGAGAACAG ACATGCCCTGCCCCTGTTCACCTCCCTCCTCAACACCGTGTGTGCCTATGACCCTGTGGGCTACGGGATCCCCTACAACCACCTGCTCTTCTCTGACTACCGGGAACCCCTGGTGGAGGAGGCTGCCCAGGTGCTCATTGTCACTTTGGACCACGACAGCGCCAGCAGTGCCAGCCCCACTGTGGACGGCACCACCACTGGCACCGCCATGGATGATGCCGAT CCTCCAGGCCCTGAGAACCTGTTTGTGAACTACTTGTCCCGCATCCATCGTGAGGAG GACTTCCAGTTCATCCTCAAGGGTATAGCCCGGCTGCTGTCCAACCCCCTGCTCCAGACCTACCTGCCTAACTCCACCAAGAAGATCCAGTTCCACCAGGAGCTGCTAGTTCTCTTCTGGAAGCTCTGTGACTTCAACAAG AAATTCCTCTTCTTCGTGCTGAAGAGCAGCGACGTCCTAGACATCCTTGTCCCCATCCTCTTCTTCCTCAACGATGCCCGGGCCGATCAGT CTCGGGTGGGCCTGATGCACATAGGCGTCTTCATCTTGCTGCTTCTGAGCGGGGAGCGGAACTTCGGGGTGCGGCTGAACAAGCCCTACTCGATCCGCGTGCCCATGGACATCCCAGTCTTCACCGGGACCCACGCCGACCTGCTCATTGTG GTGTTCCACAAGATCATCACCAGCGGGCACCAGCGGCTGCAGCCCCTATTCGACTGCCTGCTCACCATCGTGGTCAACG TGTCCCCCTACCTCAAGAGCCTGTCCATGGTGACCGCCAACAAGTTGCTGCACCTGCTGGAGGCCTTCTCCACCACCTGGTTCCTCTTCTCTGCTGCCCAGAACCACCACCTGGTCTTCTTCCTCCTGGAGGTCTTCAACAACATCATCCAGTACCAGTTTGATG GCAACTCCAACCTGGTCTACGCCATCATCCGCAAGCGCAGCGTCTTCCACCAGCTGGCCAACCTGCCCACGGACCCGCCCACCATTCACAAGGCCCTGCAACGGCGCCGGCGGACACCCGAGCCCTTGTCTCGTACCGGCTCCCAGGAGGGCACCTCCATGGAGGGCTCCCGCCCCGCTGCCCCTGCAGAGCCAGGCAccctcaagaccagcctggtggcTACTCCAG GCATTGACAAGCTGACTGAGAAGTCCCAGGTGTCAGAGGATGGCACCTTGCGGTCCCTGGAGCCTGAGCCCCAGCAGAGCTCGGAGGATGGCAGCCCAGCCAAGGGG GAGCCCAGCCAGACATGGAGGGAGCAGCGGCGACCGTCCAGCTCATCAGCCAGTGGGCAGTGGAGCCCAACGCCAGAGTGG GTCCTCTCCTGGAAGTCAAAGCTGCCGCTGCAGACCATCATGAGGCTGCTGCAGGTGCTGGTTCCGCAGGTGGAGAAGATCTGCATCGACAA GGGCCTGACGGATGAGTCTGAGATCCTGCGGTTCCTGCAGCATGGCACCCTGGTGGGGCTGCTGCCCGtgccccaccccatcctcatCCGCAAGTACCAGGCCAACTCGGGCACTGCCATGTGGTTCCGCACCTACATGTGGGGCGTCATCTATCTGAG GAATGTGGACCCCCCTGTCTGGTATGACACTGACGTGAAGCTGTTTGAGATACAGCGGGTGTGA
- the OTOP3 gene encoding proton channel OTOP3 isoform X2 produces MPLPASAPAEATPMPSSEAQETEAAPEKENRVDVVAEERMAATPPRQKSWLVQHFSLLLRRDRQAQKAGQLFSGLLALNVVFLGGAFICSMIFNKVAITLGDVWILLATLKVLSLLWLLYYVASTTRRPHAVLYQDPHAGPLWVRGSLVLFGSCTFCLNIFRVGYDVSHIRCKSQLDLVFPVIEMVFIGVQTWVLWKHCKDCVRVQTNFTRCGLMLTLATNLLLWVLAVTNDSMHREIEAELGILMEKSTGNETNTCLCLNATACEAFRRGFLMLYPFSTEYCLICCAVLFVMWKNVGRHVAPHMGAHPGTAPFHLHGAIFGPLLGLLVLLAGVCVFVLFQIEASGPAIACQYFTLYYAFYVAVLPTMSLACLAGTAIHGLEERELDTVKNPTRSLDVVLLMAAALGQMGVAYFSIVAIVAKRPHELLNRLILAYSLLLILQHIAQNLFIIEGLHRRPLWETVPEGLAGKQEAEPPRRGSLLELGQGLQRASLAYIHSYSHLNWKRRALKEISLFLILCNITLWMMPAFGIHPEFENGLEKDFYGYQIWFTIVNFGLPLGVFYRMHSVGGLVEVYLGA; encoded by the exons ATGCCTCTCCCGGCCTCAG CCCCTGCTGAGGCTACACCCATGCCTTCTTCAGAAGCACAGGAGACTGAAGCAGCCCCGGAGAAGGAGAACCGAGTGGATGTGGTGGCCGAGGAGAGAATGGCCGCCACCCCGCCCAGGCAGAAGTCCTGGCTGGTGCAGCATTTCTCCCTGCTGCTGCGGCGGGACCGGCAGGCCCAGAAGGCCGGGCAACTCTTCTCAGGGCTCCTGGCCCTGAACGTGGTGTTCCTGGGTGGGGCCTTCATCTGCAGCATGATCTTCAACAAGGTGGCCATCACTCTGGGCGACGTGTGGATCCTGCTGGCCACGCTGAAGGTCCTCTCCCTGCTCTGGCTTCTCTACTACGTGGCAAGCACCACCCGCCGACCACACGCTGTGCTCTACCAAGATCCCCACGCGGGGCCCCTCTGGGTGCGGG GTTCCCTAGTGCTCTTCGGCAGCTGCACCTTCTGCCTCAACATCTTCCGAGTGGGCTACGATGTGAGCCACATCCGCTGCAAGTCACAGCTGGACCTTGTCTTCCCTGTCATCGAGATGGTCTTCATTGGCGTCCAG ACCTGGGTGCTCTGGAAACACTGCAAAGACTGTGTTCGGGTCCAGACCAACTTCACTAG GTGTGGCCTGATGCTGACCCTGGCCACAAACCTGCTGCTGTGGGTTCTGGCTGTTACCAATGACTCCATGCACCGAGAGATCGAAGCTGAGCTTGGCATCCTCATGGAAAAATCCACAG GCAATGAGACCAACACCTGTTTGTGCCTCAATGCCACTGCGTGTGAAGCTTTCCGCAGAGGCTTCCTGATGCTCTACCCCTTCAGCACTGAGTACTGCCTCatctgctgtgctgtgctgttcGTCATGTGGAAGAACGTGGGCCGCCACGTGGCACCCCACATGGGTGCCCACCCTGGCACCGCACCCTTCCACCTGCACGGGGCCATCTTCGGGCCGCTGCTGGGCCTGCTGGTGCTGTTGGCAGGTGTGTGCGTCTTTGTGCTCTTCCAAATCGAGGCCAGTGGCCCTGCCATTGCTTGCCAGTACTTCACTCTCTACTATGCCTTCTATGTGGCTGTGCTGCCCACCATGAGTCTGGCATGCCTGGCAGGCACAGCCATACACGGGCTGGAGGAGAGAGAGCTGGACACGGTCAAGAACCCTACCCGCAGCCTGGATGTGGTGCTGCTGATGGCTGCTGCACTGGGCCAGATGGGCGTCGCCTATTTCTCCATCGTGGCCATTGTGGCCAAGCGCCCACATGAGCTGCTCAACCGCCTCATCCTGGCCTACTCGCTGCTGCTCATCCTGCAGCACATCGCGCAGAACCTCTTCATCATCGAGGGCCTGCACCGGCGCCCACTCTGGGAGACAGTTCCCGAGGGCCTGGCAGGAAAGCAGGAGGCTGAGCCTCCACGCAGAGGCTCCCTGCTGGAGCTGGGCCAGGGCCTGCAGCGGGCCTCACTGGCCTACATCCACTCCTACAGCCACCTCAACTGGAAGCGGAGGGCACTCAAGGAGATCTCACTCTTCCTCATCCTCTGCAATATCACA CTGTGGATGATGCCTGCATTTGGCATACACCCGGAGTTTGAGAATGGGCTAGAAAAGGATTTCTACGGCTACCAGATATGGTTTACCATCGTCAACTTCGGCCTGCCTCTGGGGGTCTTCTACCGCATGCACTCTGTGGGAGGCCTGGTGGAGGTCTACCTGGGGGCCTGA